One part of the Rutidosis leptorrhynchoides isolate AG116_Rl617_1_P2 chromosome 1, CSIRO_AGI_Rlap_v1, whole genome shotgun sequence genome encodes these proteins:
- the LOC139862487 gene encoding uncharacterized protein: MTCKNCWENGHNVRSCKNPKKDPPPKVLKPRGRPKKVNTLASTTIIGDKGLLPLPVNNSDEVHVGQENVTAGNEVYVADQMVEQETENVGNEHVPVTVEQSEYNDDMIDEQLDVISRQSSSEEETSDGEYEQPNRLCVESKKRKKSERIIKIKLSKPVYDEDGGGSTIDKPLVLD, translated from the exons ATGACTTGTAAAAATTGTTGGGAAAACGGCCACAATGTTCGGTCTTGCAAGAATCCGAAAAAAGATCCACCACCGAAGGTGCTGAAACCAAGAGGCAGGCCTAAAAAAGTCAACACGCTTGCATCTACAACGATAATTGGA GACAAGGGCTTATTACCTCTGCCTGTCAATAATTCTGATGAAGTTCATGTTGGTCAAGAAAACGTAACTGCTGGTAATGAAGTTTATGTTGCTGATCAGATGGTTGAACAAGAAACAGAAAATGTTGGGAATGAGCATGTTCCTGTTACTGTTGAGCAGTCAGAGTACAATGATGATATGATTGATGAACAGCTTGATGTTATCTCTCGACAATCGAGTagtgaagaagaaacaagtgacggTGAATACGAGCAACCAAATCGGTTGTGTGTTGAGTCAAAGAAGAGGAAAAAGTCAGAGAGGATAATTAAGATTAAGTTGAGCAAACCGGTATATGATGAAGATGGAGGAGGGTCAACAATTGATAAGCCATTAGTATTAGATTAA